In Anaerolineales bacterium, a single genomic region encodes these proteins:
- a CDS encoding HEAT repeat domain-containing protein gives MSMAFLGNWQFDPLSFWTGILLAAVAGFFLYRLRHRIAGLREAMGESYRTALEALTTTAAQGYRNDLLLWAQSSHIVSHLFALEEILLPPRLLVPPLPVDPDQPPEYDAPALFPFSPDWPQLAEAFGGSNIPARHLLTLKTHTLLAGLPGSGKTTVLAALTLEWLKRSLETGPAAAGIPRALFYANAHDLALPGSGKDALPPLAAAVQHYASTLSSSQIPSYIKGSLRGDASIVLLDAVDELPFQAQDAVREWVRDFIAQYPKTRMIVTISPEEVAHWRPMGFAVAAPSPWLPADHRQFMEQWGVRWQELVVSDRKTGEKPDPALLIGWISRQTLGLSPLDITLRIWAAFSSDLQGTTGASDQQAYISRHLPLAAEEAMAQVARAMIVENFSAPTRKQVETALALAWPHSEQSLPPVEDFFDAMIARGILRRRPSGRVTFGHLVIAARFAARAAAGEGNLSAFFAEAKSPLSDLTTQAVAATTDVATLVSARLSPIIRKEEADGSSGSGSMPPIVEDGWKLLKVASWLRDAPPTAGWRVEVFRRLMKTVRTASQPFPLRARALCAFLNSRDTSATQLFRQILSTEDSDREAQILAALGLGAMADQSAVELLAKQLESDSRELRWAGALALGHIATHAAIDTLGQVLLQGEDDLRRAVAEALALDPIEGHGILREAIQDAELLVRRAAVFGLSRSGQPWALEILERVQIEDGQWAVKSAAAQAVEKLHGEADNPLAVIPQPASLPWLVAFAAERKTGLAPGLPALAMLQRALREGEPRQRAAAVETLAHLGDPEFIPDLCMGLSDNESFVRSLAFEGLWSLRTRHEASAQE, from the coding sequence ATGAGCATGGCCTTCCTCGGCAATTGGCAATTCGACCCCCTCTCCTTCTGGACCGGCATCCTGCTGGCCGCCGTGGCGGGGTTCTTCCTGTACCGCCTCCGCCATCGTATCGCCGGTTTGCGGGAAGCGATGGGGGAATCCTACCGCACCGCCCTGGAAGCCCTCACCACCACCGCCGCGCAGGGTTATCGCAACGACCTCCTGTTGTGGGCGCAATCCTCGCATATCGTTTCGCACCTGTTTGCACTCGAGGAAATCCTGCTTCCCCCCCGTCTGCTGGTTCCCCCGCTTCCGGTGGATCCGGACCAGCCGCCGGAGTACGACGCCCCGGCCCTCTTTCCCTTTTCCCCGGATTGGCCTCAACTGGCGGAGGCGTTCGGCGGCTCGAACATCCCCGCCAGACACCTGCTGACCCTGAAGACGCACACCCTGCTGGCAGGATTGCCGGGCAGCGGCAAGACAACCGTCCTCGCCGCACTGACCCTGGAGTGGCTGAAACGATCGCTGGAGACCGGCCCCGCCGCGGCCGGCATTCCCCGGGCGCTGTTCTACGCCAACGCGCACGACCTGGCCCTGCCCGGCTCCGGGAAAGACGCCCTGCCACCCCTGGCCGCGGCCGTCCAGCATTATGCCTCCACCCTCTCCTCCTCGCAGATCCCGTCCTATATAAAAGGAAGCCTGCGCGGCGATGCGTCCATCGTCCTACTGGACGCCGTGGACGAACTTCCCTTTCAGGCGCAGGATGCGGTCCGCGAATGGGTCCGCGACTTTATCGCCCAATATCCCAAGACCCGCATGATCGTCACCATCAGCCCCGAGGAAGTGGCGCATTGGCGGCCGATGGGGTTCGCCGTCGCCGCGCCCTCGCCGTGGCTGCCGGCCGACCACCGCCAATTCATGGAACAGTGGGGCGTTCGCTGGCAGGAGCTGGTCGTTTCCGACAGGAAAACCGGCGAAAAGCCGGACCCGGCGCTGCTGATCGGCTGGATCTCCCGCCAAACCCTGGGCCTCTCCCCGCTCGACATCACCCTGCGGATCTGGGCGGCGTTCAGCAGCGACCTGCAGGGAACCACCGGAGCGTCCGACCAGCAGGCCTACATCTCCCGGCATCTGCCGCTGGCCGCCGAGGAAGCCATGGCGCAGGTGGCGCGGGCGATGATCGTCGAGAATTTTTCCGCACCGACCCGCAAGCAAGTGGAAACCGCATTGGCGCTGGCTTGGCCCCACTCCGAGCAGTCCCTGCCCCCGGTGGAGGATTTCTTCGACGCCATGATCGCCCGCGGAATCCTGCGGCGCCGGCCCTCCGGGCGGGTCACCTTCGGCCACCTGGTCATCGCCGCGCGATTCGCGGCGCGAGCCGCGGCCGGGGAAGGCAACCTTTCGGCATTCTTCGCCGAGGCCAAATCCCCGCTGTCGGACCTGACGACGCAGGCGGTGGCCGCCACCACCGACGTGGCGACGCTGGTGTCCGCCCGGTTGAGCCCGATCATCCGCAAGGAAGAAGCGGATGGATCCTCCGGCTCCGGTTCGATGCCCCCGATTGTGGAAGACGGGTGGAAACTGCTGAAAGTCGCTTCCTGGCTGCGGGACGCCCCGCCCACCGCCGGATGGCGGGTGGAAGTGTTCCGCCGGCTGATGAAAACCGTGCGCACCGCCAGCCAGCCGTTCCCGCTGCGGGCGCGGGCGCTGTGCGCTTTCCTCAACAGCCGCGACACCTCGGCCACCCAGCTGTTCCGGCAGATCCTCTCGACGGAGGATTCCGACCGCGAGGCGCAGATCCTGGCCGCGCTCGGCCTGGGCGCGATGGCGGACCAAAGCGCGGTGGAATTGCTCGCCAAACAGTTGGAATCCGATTCCCGGGAATTGCGCTGGGCGGGAGCGCTGGCCCTCGGCCACATCGCCACCCACGCGGCGATCGACACGCTCGGCCAGGTTCTGCTGCAGGGCGAGGACGACCTGCGCCGCGCCGTCGCCGAGGCGCTCGCGCTCGATCCGATCGAAGGCCATGGGATTTTACGCGAGGCGATCCAGGACGCGGAATTGCTTGTCCGCCGGGCGGCGGTGTTCGGCTTGTCGCGCTCCGGACAGCCCTGGGCCCTGGAAATCCTCGAACGGGTGCAAATCGAAGACGGGCAGTGGGCGGTGAAATCGGCGGCCGCGCAGGCGGTGGAGAAGCTTCATGGCGAAGCCGACAATCCCCTGGCCGTGATCCCCCAGCCCGCCAGCCTGCCGTGGCTGGTGGCGTTTGCGGCGGAGCGCAAAACCGGCTTGGCGCCCGGCCTTCCGGCACTGGCAATGCTGCAGCGGGCGCTCCGCGAGGGCGAGCCGCGCCAGCGCGCGGCCGCGGTGGAAACCCTCGCCCACCTGGGAGACCCCGAATTCATCCCGGACCTTTGCATGGGCCTAAGCGACAACGAAAGCTTCGTGCGCAGCCTGGCCTTCGAAGGATTGTGGTCTCTGCGGACGAGGCACGAGGCCTCCGCACAGGAATGA
- a CDS encoding response regulator transcription factor, producing MPPKILVVEDEEPIASFLRRGLTYEGYEVETVADGPSALSKARDSRPDLVVLDLMLPGMDGLEVCRRLRTVHSSLPILILTARDSVSDRVQGLDAGSDDYMVKPFALAELLARVRALLRRAGPGEPEILQFADLRLDTGTRQVFRGEAKIDLTSKEFDLLELFLRHPRQVLTRETIYDRVWGYDFGGESNIIEVYIRYLRQKLEAESRSRLLFTVRGVGYVLREES from the coding sequence ATGCCGCCGAAAATATTGGTAGTCGAAGACGAAGAGCCGATCGCCTCCTTCCTGCGCCGCGGGCTCACCTACGAAGGCTACGAAGTGGAAACGGTCGCCGACGGTCCTTCCGCGCTTTCGAAGGCGCGCGATTCGCGGCCGGACCTGGTCGTGCTCGACCTGATGCTCCCCGGCATGGACGGGCTGGAAGTCTGCCGCCGCCTGCGGACCGTCCACTCCTCGTTGCCGATCCTCATCCTCACAGCGCGCGATTCCGTCTCGGACCGGGTCCAGGGCCTGGATGCGGGATCGGACGATTACATGGTCAAGCCGTTTGCGCTCGCCGAGCTTTTGGCGCGGGTGCGCGCCCTTCTGCGCCGGGCGGGGCCCGGGGAACCCGAAATCCTGCAGTTCGCCGACCTGCGGCTGGATACCGGCACCCGCCAGGTTTTCCGGGGCGAGGCGAAGATCGACCTAACCTCCAAGGAATTCGATCTGCTGGAGTTGTTCCTGCGCCATCCGCGGCAGGTGCTTACCCGCGAGACCATCTACGACCGGGTTTGGGGATACGATTTCGGAGGGGAGAGCAACATCATCGAAGTCTACATCCGCTACCTGCGCCAGAAGTTGGAAGCCGAGTCCAGAAGCCGCCTGCTCTTCACCGTCCGGGGGGTGGGCTACGTGCTGCGGGAAGAAAGCTGA
- a CDS encoding transglycosylase SLT domain-containing protein, which yields MKPEILARFAPLGIAILTVIAVGGLAARPGAAAAIAAAPVKEYSAPVSPIASFFMPTVRAWEADIARWAEEYGLDPNLAATVMQIESCGDPRAVSPSGAQGLFQVMPYHFEAGEDMRNPETNARRGLAYLTRSLLLAQGDVRLALAGYNGGHGVISWDEADWPEETRNYAYWGGGIYADAAAGGSVSPRLEEWLAAGGTSLCDAALSRRRWDNS from the coding sequence ATGAAGCCCGAGATCCTCGCCCGGTTTGCCCCTTTGGGAATTGCCATTCTGACGGTGATTGCTGTCGGCGGGCTGGCTGCCCGGCCGGGCGCCGCCGCCGCCATCGCGGCCGCACCTGTGAAGGAGTATTCCGCCCCCGTTTCTCCGATCGCCTCGTTTTTCATGCCCACAGTCCGCGCCTGGGAAGCCGATATCGCGCGCTGGGCGGAGGAATACGGATTAGATCCGAACTTGGCCGCAACCGTGATGCAGATCGAATCCTGCGGCGATCCCCGCGCCGTCTCCCCCTCCGGCGCGCAGGGCCTCTTCCAGGTGATGCCGTATCATTTCGAGGCGGGGGAAGATATGCGGAATCCGGAGACCAACGCCCGGCGGGGATTGGCGTACCTTACGCGAAGCCTTCTGCTCGCGCAGGGGGATGTGCGCCTAGCGCTCGCCGGGTACAACGGCGGCCACGGCGTGATCAGCTGGGACGAGGCGGATTGGCCTGAGGAAACCCGGAACTACGCCTATTGGGGAGGGGGGATTTATGCGGATGCGGCCGCTGGAGGCTCCGTCAGCCCGCGTTTGGAGGAATGGCTCGCCGCCGGGGGCACCTCGCTGTGCGATGCGGCTCTGTCGCGGCGCCGATGGGACAATTCATGA
- a CDS encoding HAMP domain-containing histidine kinase: MSLRARLIFGYSALLAAILFLFGGSLYVILRSTLTIQIDQVLQESAADILKSMAVRSVDDLKYLTLPPLPFPSANAYVQVWNARGALLSYSPNMQSVMEPLDPEALPRSVIGTPLSYGPDLGAATATLEYTPLAPEEARFSDAMIRGLHLRVFTQPIWVDGEYLGLLEIGTPMTMVDRTLSILFVVLSVGGVSAVLLSILIGNWIALGALQPLETVTAAAIQITHADDLSRRIPLKAPASSEVGRLIQAFNDTLERLEGLFSAQSRFLADVSHELRTPLTSIRGNVDLIRRMGPDAESLDSVQSEVDRMSRLVGDLLMLSRAEAGTLPLVKKPVEMDTLLLEVMEQAVGLAQGKVEVCLGNLEQASVVGDRDRLKQLLLNLVVNAMQYTQAGGRVVLSLRVFEDCLHMTVSDNGPGIPADELPHIFDRFYRVDKSRSRGPHGGSGLGLSIAQWIAHGHDGRIEVASEPGKGTTFSVWLPLGESDIRSSTTDERSSARSD, encoded by the coding sequence ATGTCGCTGCGCGCCCGCCTGATCTTCGGCTACTCCGCCCTCCTGGCGGCGATCCTCTTTCTGTTCGGCGGCAGCCTCTACGTCATCCTGCGCTCCACCCTCACCATTCAAATCGACCAAGTGTTGCAGGAATCGGCGGCCGACATCCTCAAATCGATGGCCGTCCGCAGCGTCGACGACCTGAAGTATCTGACCCTTCCGCCCCTGCCGTTCCCCTCCGCCAACGCCTACGTCCAGGTATGGAACGCACGGGGCGCGCTGCTGTCCTATTCCCCCAACATGCAAAGCGTCATGGAGCCGCTCGACCCCGAAGCCCTGCCCAGATCCGTCATCGGCACGCCGCTTTCGTACGGCCCCGATCTGGGGGCGGCCACCGCGACTCTGGAATACACGCCCCTCGCACCGGAGGAGGCGCGTTTCTCGGACGCCATGATCCGCGGGCTTCACCTGCGGGTCTTCACTCAGCCGATCTGGGTCGACGGGGAGTACCTCGGCCTGTTGGAAATCGGCACCCCGATGACTATGGTCGACCGGACGCTTTCGATCCTGTTCGTCGTCCTGTCGGTCGGCGGGGTTTCGGCCGTGCTGCTTTCGATCCTGATCGGTAACTGGATCGCGCTCGGGGCGCTGCAGCCGCTGGAAACCGTGACCGCCGCCGCAATCCAGATCACCCATGCCGACGACCTTTCGCGCCGGATCCCGCTCAAGGCGCCCGCTTCGAGCGAAGTCGGCCGGCTGATCCAGGCCTTCAACGATACGCTTGAACGGCTGGAGGGCCTGTTTTCCGCCCAATCCCGCTTCTTGGCGGATGTATCCCACGAACTGCGGACGCCGCTGACCTCCATCCGCGGAAACGTTGACCTGATCCGGCGGATGGGCCCCGACGCCGAATCGCTGGATTCGGTCCAATCCGAAGTCGACCGGATGAGCCGCCTGGTCGGCGACCTGCTGATGCTTTCCCGCGCCGAAGCGGGAACCCTGCCGCTGGTGAAGAAACCGGTGGAGATGGACACCCTCCTGCTGGAAGTGATGGAACAGGCGGTCGGTCTGGCCCAGGGGAAAGTGGAGGTGTGCCTCGGAAACCTGGAGCAGGCTTCGGTCGTGGGCGACCGCGACCGATTGAAGCAGCTGCTCCTCAACCTTGTGGTGAACGCAATGCAATACACGCAGGCCGGAGGCCGGGTGGTGCTGTCCCTGCGCGTCTTTGAGGACTGTCTGCACATGACCGTATCCGATAACGGCCCCGGGATCCCCGCCGACGAATTGCCGCACATCTTCGACCGGTTTTACCGGGTGGATAAATCCCGTAGCCGCGGACCGCATGGAGGTTCCGGCCTCGGGCTGTCGATCGCCCAGTGGATCGCCCATGGCCACGACGGCCGGATCGAGGTCGCCTCGGAGCCCGGAAAGGGGACGACGTTCTCGGTTTGGCTGCCGCTGGGGGAAAGCGACATCCGATCGTCGACCACCGACGAGCGTTCAAGCGCCCGTTCCGACTAA
- a CDS encoding DUF3048 C-terminal domain-containing protein has protein sequence MTLHGRGESILGWRGVSASAAWGWMARRGLILAMLFAAGCGGLGEESPGEATADSGNESPGAAAAAHTATPTPVPTVNRTHTPSPTATPGIINPLTGLAVPDLSVLQRWPLSIKVSSYPRSARPQAGLSYADLLIEFYQESGMTRWHAVYLSRDVEKVGPIRSGRKIDVPFMRAYQSLLVFCAEYSATWEYMELQDMSGRLLYVGPVDCPALCRDPSELPINGIYGDTAELRKAAKVLKIPDAIPDLAGMQFSDAPPPMSGGAVSNVWVRFVSDNALAEWRYNPQDKKYYRWSETDKGNRDMAPQTDRLTGEQLSVSNVIVLYANYIRRQQREIYELELFGGGKALLFRDGMMEEGIWRLPNIERPILFYGQDGPFALRPGVTWIGVVEDTSTAVLDGDTLRVEFGKTGVGE, from the coding sequence ATGACATTGCACGGACGCGGCGAATCGATTCTCGGGTGGCGCGGGGTTTCCGCGTCCGCGGCATGGGGTTGGATGGCGCGCCGGGGCTTGATCCTCGCAATGCTGTTCGCCGCCGGATGCGGGGGATTGGGGGAGGAAAGCCCGGGGGAGGCGACGGCGGATTCGGGCAATGAATCGCCGGGCGCGGCCGCGGCCGCTCACACGGCCACCCCAACCCCTGTTCCCACCGTAAATCGGACTCACACCCCCTCGCCGACCGCAACGCCTGGAATCATCAATCCGCTCACCGGGCTTGCCGTGCCGGATCTTTCGGTCCTGCAGCGCTGGCCGCTTTCGATCAAGGTCTCGAGTTATCCCCGCTCGGCGAGGCCGCAGGCCGGACTCTCGTATGCCGACCTGCTGATCGAGTTCTACCAGGAATCCGGAATGACCCGCTGGCATGCGGTATACCTCAGCCGCGACGTGGAAAAAGTCGGCCCGATCCGCTCCGGCAGGAAGATCGACGTTCCGTTTATGCGGGCCTACCAGTCGCTGCTGGTGTTCTGCGCCGAATACTCGGCGACCTGGGAGTATATGGAGCTTCAGGATATGAGCGGCCGGCTGCTGTATGTGGGGCCGGTGGATTGTCCGGCGCTGTGCCGCGATCCTTCCGAACTGCCGATCAACGGCATCTACGGAGACACGGCCGAACTGCGCAAGGCGGCCAAGGTATTGAAGATCCCGGACGCGATCCCGGACTTGGCCGGAATGCAGTTCAGCGATGCGCCTCCCCCCATGAGCGGCGGCGCGGTGTCGAACGTCTGGGTGCGGTTTGTTTCCGACAACGCGCTCGCCGAGTGGCGCTACAACCCGCAGGATAAGAAATACTACCGCTGGTCGGAAACCGATAAGGGAAACCGGGACATGGCTCCCCAGACGGACCGGCTGACCGGCGAACAGCTGTCGGTTTCGAACGTGATCGTGCTCTACGCGAATTACATCCGCAGGCAGCAACGGGAGATTTATGAATTGGAATTGTTCGGCGGCGGGAAGGCGCTCCTCTTCCGCGACGGGATGATGGAGGAAGGCATCTGGCGCCTCCCGAACATCGAACGCCCCATCCTGTTTTACGGTCAGGACGGCCCGTTTGCCCTGCGGCCGGGAGTCACCTGGATCGGGGTGGTGGAAGATACTTCGACCGCCGTCCTCGACGGGGATACCCTTAGGGTCGAGTTCGGCAAGACCGGCGTGGGGGAGTAG
- a CDS encoding DUF3048 domain-containing protein produces MREGSAILLQRGLPLVLTALATACNLGAGTAVESSATPFLPVESSPTSTPTEIPPQPTATPTETPIPLVYPVGPSGFPSNVNPLTGKIVADPDLLNRRPLAIKVSNFPRTARPQAGMSKADLLWEFYTEFGNTRWIAMFYGQDSDKVGPIRSARVLDTRIMPLYDAILVHVQAFETVWVEISKTGVDTINEFPASCPAICRDPEVKEVENSAFGNTAELTKYARRVGMLASGRPVLDGLVFDPAVPDGLNPAAGARIYFSSSATAQWKFDPDSGRYLRFSETAAGALEPLTDRTTGEQLAVDNLIILVVDIFPYVGKTGAGEQFDMSLSSSGPGYFYRDGVMLQGRWQSSGPSTPLQFVDSNGQLFPLHPGTSYIAILGDRSSGAAAANTEWWFTNRL; encoded by the coding sequence ATGCGCGAAGGCAGTGCAATTCTTCTGCAAAGAGGACTCCCTCTGGTCCTGACCGCCCTGGCAACGGCCTGCAATTTGGGTGCAGGAACCGCGGTGGAATCCTCGGCAACGCCGTTCCTCCCGGTCGAATCCTCCCCGACGAGCACCCCGACGGAAATCCCGCCCCAACCGACCGCCACTCCGACCGAAACCCCGATCCCTCTGGTGTATCCCGTCGGTCCGTCGGGGTTCCCTTCCAACGTCAATCCGCTGACCGGAAAAATCGTCGCCGATCCGGATCTCTTGAACCGCCGCCCGCTGGCGATTAAAGTCTCCAACTTCCCGCGCACCGCACGGCCTCAGGCCGGAATGTCGAAGGCGGACCTGCTTTGGGAGTTCTACACCGAGTTCGGAAACACCCGCTGGATCGCGATGTTTTACGGCCAGGACTCCGATAAGGTCGGCCCGATCCGCTCCGCCCGGGTTCTCGACACTCGGATCATGCCGCTTTACGACGCCATCCTTGTCCACGTCCAGGCGTTCGAAACCGTGTGGGTGGAGATCAGCAAGACCGGGGTGGATACCATCAACGAATTTCCGGCGTCCTGCCCCGCCATCTGCCGGGATCCGGAGGTGAAGGAGGTGGAAAACAGCGCCTTCGGCAACACCGCCGAGTTGACGAAGTACGCCCGGCGGGTGGGGATGCTCGCCTCCGGACGGCCCGTCCTGGACGGGCTGGTGTTCGATCCGGCCGTCCCCGACGGCTTGAACCCCGCGGCCGGAGCGCGGATTTATTTTTCGTCTTCGGCTACGGCCCAGTGGAAGTTTGATCCTGACTCCGGCCGCTACCTGCGTTTTTCCGAAACGGCCGCCGGAGCGCTCGAGCCGTTGACCGACCGGACCACCGGCGAACAGCTGGCGGTCGATAACCTGATCATCCTGGTGGTGGACATTTTTCCTTACGTCGGCAAAACCGGGGCGGGCGAGCAATTCGACATGAGCCTTTCCTCGTCAGGCCCGGGGTACTTTTACCGGGACGGGGTCATGCTTCAAGGCCGGTGGCAGAGCAGCGGGCCGTCCACGCCCCTGCAGTTCGTGGATTCCAACGGCCAGTTGTTCCCGCTGCATCCGGGCACGAGCTACATCGCCATCCTCGGGGACCGGTCTTCCGGCGCGGCCGCGGCCAATACTGAATGGTGGTTCACCAACCGGCTCTAA
- a CDS encoding ClbS/DfsB family four-helix bundle protein, translating into MPRPSTKKDLLKAMQEEHQALENAFEGLSERQLTAVHRTTKCSIKDIMAHLTEWEQMVLRWYETGRSGGTPAVPSEKFKWSQLPALNKEIFERHHARPWKEVLKKFRASYAETRKTIEGIRDADLFTVGRFSWTKSTTLGSYFVSCTSSHYAWARKEIRKCLK; encoded by the coding sequence ATGCCGAGACCAAGCACCAAGAAGGATCTGCTTAAGGCCATGCAAGAGGAGCATCAAGCGCTGGAGAACGCGTTCGAGGGGTTATCTGAACGGCAATTGACTGCAGTCCACCGGACGACCAAGTGTTCAATCAAGGACATCATGGCCCACCTGACGGAGTGGGAGCAGATGGTCTTAAGATGGTACGAAACCGGGCGGTCAGGCGGAACCCCTGCCGTTCCGTCGGAAAAATTCAAATGGTCCCAATTGCCCGCGCTCAACAAGGAAATATTCGAGAGACACCATGCGCGTCCGTGGAAGGAGGTTCTAAAGAAGTTCCGCGCCTCCTACGCTGAAACCCGGAAGACGATCGAGGGTATCCGCGACGCGGACCTGTTCACCGTCGGGCGGTTCTCCTGGACCAAGTCCACCACGCTGGGGTCGTATTTTGTGTCGTGCACCAGCAGCCATTACGCCTGGGCCCGCAAAGAAATCCGGAAATGCTTGAAGTAG
- a CDS encoding glycosyltransferase family 39 protein → MSSLQTPMRIRLPSKEWFSSDTAILLYIAAGKFLLHMLVSNQYGYFRDELYYLAASRRLDFGYVDFPPLIALIAALVRVSLGTFLPALRLLPALAGAGVVFLTGRMARLFGAGRYAQALAALCAFAAPVFLGINSLLTMDSFEQLFWVLALYLLVRILRGDDPRLWLGLGLVAGISLNDKISFLYLGLSLAVGLLISTARTHLRRWQLWAGGGIALACFAPYVVWNVVHGLPTVEFWGNYGLKLKPLGPFEYLLQQIVIMHPFTLPVWLSGLVLFFLPEGKRFRPLGWMYLVLLAVFTLQGAKIYFLAPFYPVLLAAGGGPCGAALCPAVPWLGPAGRACRDRTRRLAIRPSRHAAPAARGGDPLPSRDKPVRQYQFGGGRQRRPTAKPRRPVRLGRVGGHVCGVLQPAGG, encoded by the coding sequence ATGTCCTCCCTACAAACGCCCATGCGAATTCGCCTGCCTTCCAAGGAGTGGTTTTCCTCCGATACCGCCATTCTGCTTTACATCGCCGCTGGAAAATTTTTGTTGCACATGCTGGTCAGCAACCAGTACGGCTACTTCCGCGACGAACTGTACTACCTGGCGGCCAGCCGGCGGCTGGATTTCGGTTACGTGGATTTCCCGCCGTTGATCGCGCTGATCGCCGCGCTGGTGCGGGTCTCGCTTGGCACATTCCTGCCCGCCCTGCGGCTCCTCCCGGCGCTGGCCGGCGCGGGGGTGGTGTTCCTTACCGGCAGGATGGCGCGCCTGTTCGGCGCGGGCAGATACGCACAGGCGCTCGCGGCGTTGTGCGCCTTCGCCGCGCCGGTTTTCCTCGGCATCAATTCGCTGCTGACCATGGATTCCTTTGAGCAGCTCTTCTGGGTACTGGCGCTGTACCTGCTCGTACGGATCCTCCGCGGGGATGATCCGCGGCTATGGCTGGGCTTAGGCCTGGTGGCCGGAATCTCCCTGAACGACAAAATCAGCTTTCTGTATCTGGGATTGTCGCTCGCCGTGGGCCTGCTGATTTCGACGGCGCGGACCCACCTCCGGCGCTGGCAGTTATGGGCCGGCGGCGGGATCGCGCTGGCCTGCTTTGCGCCTTACGTCGTCTGGAACGTCGTTCACGGCCTGCCGACCGTCGAATTTTGGGGCAATTACGGATTGAAACTCAAGCCGCTGGGGCCGTTCGAATACCTGCTTCAACAGATTGTGATCATGCACCCCTTCACGCTTCCAGTATGGCTCTCCGGCCTGGTGCTCTTTTTCCTGCCGGAAGGGAAACGCTTCCGCCCGCTGGGATGGATGTACTTGGTCCTGCTGGCGGTTTTCACCCTCCAGGGTGCAAAAATTTATTTTCTGGCGCCGTTCTACCCGGTCCTGCTGGCGGCGGGGGGGGGACCGTGCGGAGCGGCTCTTTGTCCGGCGGTCCCTTGGCTGGGCCCGGCCGGCCGCGCTTGCCGCGATCGGACTCGGCGGCTTGCTATTCGCCCCAGCCGCCATGCCGCTCCTGCCGCTCGAGGCGGAGATCCGCTACCAAGCCGCGATAAGCCCGTACGTCAATATCAATTCGGAGGCGGGCGACAGCGGCGTCCTACCGCAAAACCTCGCCGACCAGTTCGGCTGGGCCGAGTTGGCGGGCACGTTTGCGGAGTTCTACAACCGGCTGGCGGATGA